From the Abditibacteriota bacterium genome, the window GACCGCAAATCATGACCCTGCCGAAGCTGTATCTGCTGGCGGCGCTGTCCGCAGCGCTGACCCTGGCCGCCTGCCTTGCGCCCCGGCTGTGGGCCCTGTCCTTTGTCTCCCTTTATCCCCTGATATACGCCTGTCTCCGCAACGGGCTTTCCGGGAGGCCTCTGGGCAGCCGGCTCCTTCACGGAGCGGGCCTGGGGTTCTGCTTTGGCTTTGCGTATTATTCCGCCGCCCTCTATTGGATGTGGCAGTTCATGCCCGGGCTCAACTTTGCGGCGGGGCTGCTCTACGGCTCCTTTGCCTGCCTGTTCGGGCTCCTGTCGCCCTTTTTTACCCGCCGGTTCTCCTTTTGTCTCGCGGGTCTGCCGGCTCTGTGGACCGGCTGCGAGCTGCTCCGCAGCCTGGGGCCCTTTGGCTTTTGCTGGTACGGCATATCCAATCTGCAGGCCCCGAACCTGCCTCTGCTGCAATACGTCTCCCTGTTCGGCTGCCGCGTCCTGGACTATCTCATAGTCTTTGCGGTGTGCGCCGGGGCCCTCTTTTTCACCGACAGGTCCCGGGCCCACCGGCTGCTGGCCATGGGGGCTCTGGTGCTCTTTGCCGCCGTCCAGATAGGCGGAGAGCTCTTTATCCGGCCTCTGGAGGGCGCCGACAAGACGGTGAAGCTGGTGCAGGCGGATCTGGACCCCGCCACCAAGACCGACGACGTCTCCCTGGAGAGGCACATCTACCTGTCCCGCAAGGACCCCCGGGCCGATCTGGTGATCTGGCCTGAGACCGCCGTGTCCATCCTCACCCTGAGCCGCAGCGTGCCCATAGCCGACACAGCCCGGGCCATGAGGGCGCCGGTGCTGGTGGGAGCCAATATACCTCAGGGGGACAACTACACCAACTCGGCGGCCCTCTATTCGGCCAAGGGCAAACGGGTGGGCAGATATGACAAGCGGCGGCTGGTGCCCTTCGGGGAATACACCCCCGCCAAAAAGCTCTTTGCCGTCCCGCCCAACCCCCGTCTGACAGAGTGGGAGGCCGTGCCGGGCCGCAGGGCGGAGGTGCTGAAGACCGGCCCCTTCCGCATAGGCGTCACCGTGTGCCACGAGTCCTCCTTCTGGCAGTATTCGGCCCATCAGGTCCGGGCAGGGGCCAACGTGCTGGCTCTGGTGTGCAACGACGGCTGGTGCCGCAGCCGCAGCGCCTCCAACATGCATTTTCAGTTTGCCCGCCTGAGGGCGGCGGAAAACCGGCGCTGGTATCTGAGATGCACCTCCACGGGCATCTCCGGGGTGGTGTCCCCCTACGGGCAGATAGTGAAAAGGGGACCTGAGGACCGGGTCGCCGTCATCACCGCCCCCTTTGGCTTTGAGACC encodes:
- the lnt gene encoding apolipoprotein N-acyltransferase, whose translation is MTLPKLYLLAALSAALTLAACLAPRLWALSFVSLYPLIYACLRNGLSGRPLGSRLLHGAGLGFCFGFAYYSAALYWMWQFMPGLNFAAGLLYGSFACLFGLLSPFFTRRFSFCLAGLPALWTGCELLRSLGPFGFCWYGISNLQAPNLPLLQYVSLFGCRVLDYLIVFAVCAGALFFTDRSRAHRLLAMGALVLFAAVQIGGELFIRPLEGADKTVKLVQADLDPATKTDDVSLERHIYLSRKDPRADLVIWPETAVSILTLSRSVPIADTARAMRAPVLVGANIPQGDNYTNSAALYSAKGKRVGRYDKRRLVPFGEYTPAKKLFAVPPNPRLTEWEAVPGRRAEVLKTGPFRIGVTVCHESSFWQYSAHQVRAGANVLALVCNDGWCRSRSASNMHFQFARLRAAENRRWYLRCTSTGISGVVSPYGQIVKRGPEDRVAVITAPFGFETRRTLFTRTGDVFSPLCAAAAAVFAVCGWVFERRGQ